A window of Epinephelus fuscoguttatus linkage group LG24, E.fuscoguttatus.final_Chr_v1 contains these coding sequences:
- the LOC125885265 gene encoding uncharacterized protein LOC125885265, which yields MRPIYRLNIFQVSILAALFLRLEAGSEDSDCDVDLKVARDTVYEAVIGKDLRINCTVVLCDNSLPTVTWYKQEKTAVPVDVSSHIKTKWELVNHSEGISFLIFQKIFSNDSGAYQCQSGGSVSHTISVSVHDDDGRTNVSGMNSTDVKLTTGTWKTLEPESPTAQDTFWPCVYRVVGIMAFVIIVVAIYVGSRCGCKGKSRDTRDLNHQPSRDAASTQI from the exons ATGAGACCAATCTACCGTCTGAACATCTTTCAAGTGTCCATCTTAGCAGCGCTCTTCCTCAGGTTGGAAGCTGGTA GTGAAGATTCAGACTGTGATGTTGATCTTAAAGTGGCCCGTGACACAGTTTATGAAGCTGTCATCGGAAAAGACCTCAGGATTAACTGCACTGTTGTGCTCTGCGATAACTCACTACCAACAGTCACCTGGTATAAACAAGAGAAAACTGCTGTCCCTGTCGATGTCAGCAGTCACATTAAAACGAAGTGGGAACTTGTAAACCATTCAGAAGGAATATCGTTTTTGATCttccaaaaaatattcagtaaCGACTCAGGTGCGTATCAGTGTCAAAGTGGAGGCAGTGTGAGTCATACCATCAGCGTCTCTGTCCACG ATGATGATGGGCGTACCAATGTTTCGGGGATGAACAGCACAG ATGTCAAACTCACCACAGGTACATGGAAGACTTTGGAACCAG AGAGTCCCACAGCTCAGGACACTTTCTGGCCATGTGTGTACCGTGTTGTCGGGATCATGGCGTTTGTCATCATAGTTGTAGCTATATATGTTGGATCAAGATGTGGATGTAAAG GAAAATCCAGGGACACAAGAGATCTGAACCACCAGCCCTCCCGTGATGCTGCCAGCACTCAGATCTAA
- the LOC125885224 gene encoding uncharacterized protein LOC125885224 has product MRPIYRLNIFQVSILAALFLRLEAGSENPDCEVNVKVRRHTVYESLPGEDLRINCTVTFCKNSPPTVTWYKREIMDVPVNFTRSSHMTTEWELLNHSEGISFLIFHKTLVHDTGVYQCRSGGGVGHNIKVFVLDVKLTTGTRTTLEPESPAAQDTFWPYVYRVVGIMAFVIIVVAIYVGSRCGCKGKSRDTRDLNHQPSRDAATTHI; this is encoded by the exons ATGAGACCAATCTACCGTCTGAACATCTTTCAAGTGTCCATCTTAGCAGCGCTCTTCCTCAGGTTGGAAGCTGGTA GTGAAAATCCAGACTGTGAAGTTAATGTTAAAGTGCGCCGACACACAGTTTATGAATCTCTCCCTGGAGAAGACCTCAGGATTAACTGCACTGTTACGTTCTGCAAAAACTCACCACCAACAGTCACCTGGTATAAGCGAGAGATAATGGACGTCCCTGTCAATTTTACCAGGAGCAGTcacatgacaacagagtggGAACTTTTAAACCATTCAGAAGGGATATCGTTTTTAATCTTCCACAAAACCCTCGTACACGACACGGGTGTGTATCAGTGTCGAAGTGGAGGTGGCGTGGGTCATAACATCAAGGTCTTTGTCCTGG ATGTCAAACTCACCACAGGTACACGGACAACTTTGGAACCAG AGAGTCCCGCAGCTCAGGACACTTTCTGGCCATATGTGTACCGTGTTGTCGGGATCATGGCGTTTGTCATCATAGTTGTAGCTATATATGTTGGATCAAGATGTGGATGTAAAG GAAAATCCAGGGACACAAGAGATCTGAACCACCAGCCCTCCcgtgatgctgccaccactcaTATCTAA